In Pseudonocardia cypriaca, a single genomic region encodes these proteins:
- a CDS encoding cupin domain-containing protein has protein sequence MTGTQPLEHVSFEKPDEVREGTNWRMELVNLAGGAQVGRIALQPGWKWSNDVKPVAGTDLCMAPHQQYMVSGHIHVEMSDGTELDAGPGEVTSLPPGHDAWVVGDEAVVAIDWQGASVWAAEKG, from the coding sequence ATGACGGGTACGCAACCTTTGGAGCACGTGTCGTTCGAGAAGCCGGACGAGGTCCGCGAGGGCACGAACTGGCGGATGGAACTGGTGAACCTCGCCGGTGGCGCGCAGGTCGGCCGGATCGCCCTCCAGCCCGGCTGGAAGTGGTCGAACGACGTGAAACCGGTGGCCGGCACCGACCTGTGCATGGCCCCGCACCAGCAGTACATGGTGAGCGGGCACATCCACGTCGAGATGTCGGACGGCACCGAGCTGGATGCCGGGCCGGGCGAGGTCACCTCGCTGCCCCCTGGGCACGACGCCTGGGTCGTGGGTGACGAAGCGGTCGTCGCGATCGACTGGCAGGGCGCTTCGGTCTGGGCCGCGGAGAAGGGGTGA
- a CDS encoding nuclear transport factor 2 family protein: MDTTNEHTESNRETIRRAFEAWQEGSSPITDVFAPEMVWRIEGHSVASKEYGSRQEFVDEVLTPFGARFSAGERFRPITIRSIHADGDTVVVLWDGHGIANDGRPYDNSYAWVMKLRDGKVVDGTAFYDSISFNDLWSRVAPAS, translated from the coding sequence GTGGATACGACGAACGAGCACACGGAGTCGAACCGCGAGACCATCCGCCGCGCCTTCGAGGCCTGGCAGGAGGGCTCCAGCCCGATCACCGACGTCTTCGCTCCCGAGATGGTCTGGCGGATCGAGGGCCACTCGGTCGCCTCGAAGGAGTACGGCTCCAGGCAAGAGTTCGTCGACGAGGTGCTGACACCGTTCGGCGCCCGATTCAGCGCAGGCGAGCGGTTCCGCCCGATCACGATCAGGTCGATCCACGCCGACGGCGACACCGTCGTGGTGCTCTGGGACGGCCACGGCATCGCCAACGACGGCAGGCCGTACGACAACAGCTACGCCTGGGTCATGAAGCTGCGCGACGGGAAGGTGGTCGACGGCACCGCCTTCTACGACAGCATCTCGTTCAACGACCTCTGGTCCCGGGTCGCGCCGGCGTCGTAG
- a CDS encoding YegP family protein, with protein sequence MAGKFEVYKDRGGKYRFRLKASNGQVVATGEAYETRAAALKGCESVQRAAEGAPIVETES encoded by the coding sequence ATGGCGGGCAAGTTCGAGGTGTACAAGGACCGCGGCGGCAAGTACCGGTTCCGGCTGAAGGCCTCCAACGGCCAGGTCGTCGCCACCGGCGAGGCCTACGAGACGAGGGCGGCCGCGCTGAAGGGGTGTGAGTCGGTGCAGCGGGCCGCCGAGGGCGCCCCGATCGTCGAAACGGAGTCCTGA
- a CDS encoding NDMA-dependent alcohol dehydrogenase — translation MRTKAAIIRETGKPWELVELELDEPRAGEVRIKFAVSGMCHSDEHLRTGDARCRLPIVGGHEGAGVVEAVGPDVTRVQPGDHVVCSFIPACGTCRYCSSGRQNLCDQGAQMVTGMLGDGTFRFHDDRGEDLGGFCMLGTFSQRAVVSQASCVKIDDDIPFEVAALTGCGVPTGWGSSVYAAGVRPGDTVVIFGIGGVGSNAVQGACHAGAKHVVAVDPVPFKREKALEFGATHAFADAEEAHEAVVDLTRGQLADHAICTVGVLTSEVVSQAAAIVGKGGQVTVTSVGRSTDTQVQLAANGTVVGYQRRIQGHVFGMCNPLLDIPRLLDLYRAGRLKLDELITRRYGLDEINQGYQDLDDGKLIRGILVHED, via the coding sequence ATGCGCACCAAGGCAGCGATCATCCGCGAGACCGGCAAACCGTGGGAGCTGGTGGAGCTCGAGCTCGACGAGCCGCGCGCGGGTGAGGTGCGCATCAAGTTCGCGGTGTCCGGGATGTGCCACTCCGACGAGCACCTGCGCACCGGGGACGCGCGGTGCCGGTTGCCGATCGTGGGCGGGCACGAGGGCGCGGGCGTCGTCGAGGCGGTCGGCCCGGACGTGACGCGGGTGCAGCCCGGCGACCACGTCGTGTGCTCCTTCATCCCGGCCTGCGGCACGTGCCGCTACTGCTCATCGGGCCGGCAGAACCTGTGCGACCAGGGCGCGCAGATGGTCACCGGGATGCTCGGGGACGGCACGTTCCGGTTCCACGACGACCGCGGCGAGGACCTCGGCGGGTTCTGCATGCTCGGCACGTTCTCGCAGCGCGCGGTGGTGTCCCAGGCGTCCTGCGTGAAGATCGACGACGACATCCCGTTCGAGGTCGCGGCGCTCACCGGTTGCGGGGTGCCGACCGGTTGGGGCTCGTCGGTCTACGCGGCCGGGGTGCGGCCCGGCGACACGGTCGTGATCTTCGGCATCGGCGGGGTCGGGTCCAACGCCGTGCAGGGCGCGTGCCACGCGGGCGCGAAGCACGTCGTTGCGGTGGATCCGGTCCCGTTCAAGCGGGAGAAGGCGCTGGAGTTCGGTGCCACCCACGCGTTCGCCGACGCCGAGGAGGCGCACGAGGCCGTCGTCGACCTCACTCGTGGACAGCTGGCCGACCACGCCATCTGCACCGTCGGCGTGCTCACGTCGGAGGTGGTGTCGCAGGCGGCCGCGATCGTCGGGAAGGGCGGGCAGGTCACGGTCACCTCGGTCGGCCGCAGCACCGACACGCAGGTGCAGCTCGCCGCCAACGGAACTGTGGTGGGCTACCAGCGGCGGATCCAGGGCCACGTCTTCGGCATGTGCAACCCGCTGCTCGACATCCCGCGGCTGCTCGACCTCTACCGGGCGGGCCGGCTGAAACTCGACGAGCTGATCACCCGCAGGTACGGCCTCGACGAGATCAACCAGGGGTACCAGGACCTGGATGACGGCAAGCTCATCCGCGGCATCCTCGTGCACGAGGACTGA
- a CDS encoding MFS transporter: MAIDSAAGSPLQDDARIATQRRRVLVSGTIGTTIEYFDFLLFGLVAPVVFNQLFFPQAAPLVGTIAVLATFAVGYVARPLGGLVFGHFGDRIGRKPIMFVTLVLMGGATTGIGLLPTFAAIGVAAPILLTLLRCVQGFALGGETVGATIMATESAPQGKRGGYAGTIQIGGALGSVLASLAAALVASMPTEDALAWGWRVPFLLSAVLVVVGVYVRTRIDESPVFRNAVREAPPKAPLLVALREEPKACLTVFLCVITETSMLQLFTVYALVYGGTELGIPTSVMLNGVLIGNVVGIAMNPLFGRLSDFVGRRILIASSLVIGALYTAFAFFPLLATGNSALIVLALAIPPALIQTMIFATEASFFAELFRGAARRFSGLAVSRQVGGVIGGLFPLIAAALYAAAGSVWAVVGYYAAISLVSLGAVLAARETHREVLG; this comes from the coding sequence GTGGCCATCGACAGCGCGGCCGGGTCGCCGCTCCAGGACGACGCGCGGATCGCGACGCAGCGGCGCCGCGTCCTGGTCTCGGGCACCATCGGCACCACGATCGAGTACTTCGACTTCCTGCTGTTCGGCCTGGTCGCCCCGGTTGTGTTCAACCAGCTGTTCTTCCCGCAGGCCGCGCCGCTGGTGGGCACGATCGCGGTGCTCGCGACGTTCGCGGTCGGCTACGTCGCGCGGCCGCTCGGCGGCCTCGTCTTCGGCCACTTCGGCGACCGGATCGGGCGCAAGCCGATCATGTTCGTCACGCTGGTCCTGATGGGCGGCGCCACCACCGGGATCGGCCTCCTGCCCACGTTCGCGGCCATCGGTGTGGCGGCACCGATCCTGCTCACGCTCCTGCGGTGCGTGCAGGGATTCGCGCTCGGCGGCGAGACGGTCGGCGCCACGATCATGGCGACCGAGAGCGCGCCGCAGGGCAAGCGCGGCGGTTACGCGGGCACGATCCAGATCGGCGGTGCGCTCGGCTCGGTGCTGGCGTCGCTGGCGGCCGCCCTCGTGGCGAGCATGCCGACGGAGGACGCGCTGGCGTGGGGCTGGCGGGTGCCGTTCCTGCTGAGCGCCGTGCTCGTGGTGGTGGGCGTGTACGTCCGGACGCGCATCGACGAGTCGCCGGTGTTCCGGAACGCGGTCCGGGAGGCACCGCCGAAGGCGCCGCTGCTGGTGGCGCTGCGCGAGGAGCCGAAGGCCTGCCTCACCGTCTTCCTCTGCGTGATCACCGAGACCAGCATGCTGCAGCTCTTCACCGTCTACGCGCTGGTGTACGGCGGCACGGAGCTCGGGATCCCGACCTCGGTGATGCTGAACGGCGTGCTGATCGGCAACGTCGTCGGCATCGCGATGAACCCGCTCTTCGGGCGCCTGTCCGACTTCGTCGGCCGCCGCATCCTGATCGCGAGCTCCCTGGTCATCGGCGCGCTCTACACCGCGTTCGCGTTCTTCCCGCTGCTCGCCACCGGCAACAGCGCCCTCATCGTGCTGGCGCTGGCGATCCCGCCCGCCCTCATCCAGACGATGATCTTCGCGACGGAGGCCAGCTTCTTCGCGGAGCTCTTCCGCGGGGCCGCGCGCCGGTTCTCCGGACTGGCCGTCAGCCGCCAGGTGGGCGGGGTGATCGGCGGCCTCTTCCCGCTGATCGCGGCTGCCCTGTACGCGGCCGCCGGTTCCGTGTGGGCGGTGGTCGGCTACTACGCGGCGATCTCCTTGGTCTCGCTCGGCGCGGTGCTCGCGGCCCGCGAGACACACCGGGAAGTGCTCGGCTGA
- a CDS encoding SGNH/GDSL hydrolase family protein has product MRYAAIGDSFTEGVGDELPDGAVRGWADRVAAGLAATRDGDVQYANLAVRGRLLAPIVTDQLEAALSLDPAPTLITLNGGGNDMLRPGVDLSKLVALTERAVRRCADAGVRLVLISGADPSDRLPFGRTVHRRAAQLTAGVAALAARHGLEFVDVFHDTEIRRPEYWSADRLHLNGTGHQRVAELVLATLGEGPVAQAAGAGSPAARHLLAEARILAEARYYREHVLPWMTRRLRRRSSGDDRTAKHPAWIPVPAATSR; this is encoded by the coding sequence GTGCGGTACGCGGCGATCGGCGACAGTTTCACGGAGGGCGTCGGTGACGAGCTCCCGGACGGGGCGGTCCGGGGGTGGGCCGACCGCGTGGCGGCGGGTCTCGCGGCCACCCGCGACGGCGACGTGCAGTACGCCAACCTCGCCGTTCGCGGGCGCCTGCTGGCCCCTATCGTGACCGACCAGCTCGAGGCGGCGCTGTCCCTCGACCCGGCCCCCACGCTGATCACGCTCAACGGCGGCGGCAACGACATGCTGCGCCCGGGCGTCGACCTGTCCAAACTGGTCGCGCTGACCGAACGGGCGGTCCGGCGCTGCGCCGACGCAGGCGTGCGGCTCGTGCTGATCAGCGGCGCCGACCCGTCGGACCGGCTCCCCTTCGGGCGCACCGTCCACCGCCGGGCTGCCCAGCTGACCGCGGGGGTGGCGGCGCTGGCCGCCAGGCACGGGCTGGAGTTCGTCGACGTCTTCCACGACACCGAGATCCGCCGCCCCGAGTACTGGTCGGCGGACCGGCTGCACCTGAACGGCACGGGCCACCAGCGGGTGGCCGAGCTCGTGCTCGCGACCTTGGGCGAGGGCCCGGTGGCCCAGGCGGCGGGCGCCGGTTCACCCGCTGCGCGCCACCTGCTCGCAGAAGCACGGATCCTCGCAGAAGCGCGGTACTACCGGGAGCACGTGCTGCCGTGGATGACCCGTCGGCTGCGTCGCCGCTCGTCGGGCGACGACCGGACGGCGAAGCACCCGGCATGGATCCCGGTCCCGGCCGCCACCTCCAGATGA
- a CDS encoding FAD-dependent oxidoreductase yields MIHVVGAGIAGSAAALALHAVGADVAVHEAHPDASTDAGAFLTLAENGMRALQAIGVDEAVRRASAPLRSMRVTDGSGTELASRPLGEPGGPGYRYLTRARLCAVLQDEVRRRGIPLHHGERLVATAGEDGRAVAVLADGTRLSGDLLIGADGLRSVVRTQLDPDAAPPRYVGSQIFYGTAPGTPPGTSTDRMQFVRSTATGSVAFGFIATEHAETWWFARVKGPELTPDQLAAGTTERWVALLSDALSAEPGPRAIVRAADRVLVTNAYDLADVRMWHRDHTMIIGDAAHAASPATGQGASMALEDAVALAEAIRDEDRIDAALAAYEERRRGPVEANTAASARM; encoded by the coding sequence GTGATCCACGTCGTGGGAGCCGGCATCGCGGGGTCGGCGGCTGCGCTCGCGCTGCACGCGGTGGGCGCGGACGTCGCGGTCCACGAGGCGCATCCCGACGCGTCGACCGATGCGGGCGCCTTCCTCACGCTCGCGGAGAACGGGATGCGCGCGCTCCAGGCGATCGGAGTGGACGAGGCGGTCCGGCGGGCCAGTGCGCCGCTGCGCTCCATGCGCGTCACCGACGGATCAGGCACCGAGCTCGCGAGCCGCCCGCTCGGCGAGCCCGGCGGTCCCGGCTACCGCTACCTCACCCGCGCCCGCCTGTGCGCGGTGCTGCAGGACGAGGTCCGTCGTCGCGGGATCCCGCTGCACCACGGCGAGCGGCTCGTCGCGACCGCAGGCGAGGACGGCCGGGCCGTCGCCGTCCTCGCCGACGGCACCCGCCTCAGCGGCGACCTCCTGATCGGCGCCGACGGGCTCCGGTCGGTCGTGCGCACGCAACTGGACCCCGATGCCGCCCCGCCCCGCTACGTCGGATCCCAGATCTTCTACGGCACCGCGCCCGGCACTCCCCCCGGCACGTCCACCGACCGCATGCAGTTCGTCCGCAGCACCGCGACCGGCTCCGTCGCCTTCGGGTTCATCGCCACCGAACACGCGGAGACCTGGTGGTTCGCCCGGGTGAAGGGCCCCGAACTGACCCCGGACCAGCTGGCCGCCGGCACGACCGAGCGCTGGGTCGCTCTCCTCTCGGACGCGCTGAGCGCGGAACCCGGCCCGCGGGCGATCGTCCGCGCCGCCGATCGCGTGCTGGTCACGAACGCCTACGACCTCGCCGACGTGCGCATGTGGCACCGGGACCACACGATGATCATCGGCGACGCCGCCCACGCGGCGTCGCCCGCCACCGGCCAGGGCGCGTCCATGGCCCTCGAGGACGCGGTCGCGTTGGCCGAGGCGATCCGCGACGAGGACCGGATCGACGCCGCTCTCGCCGCATACGAGGAACGACGCCGCGGACCGGTGGAGGCCAACACCGCGGCGAGCGCCCGGATGTGA
- a CDS encoding glycoside hydrolase family 3 C-terminal domain-containing protein, with protein sequence MTTLVPLDVPAVLAALSLEEKASLCSGADFWNTKAVERAGVPAVMLTDGPHGLRKQATSADHVGLTDSVPATCFPPAVALGSSFDADLVERIGRALGAESRTEHVAVLLGPGINIKRSPLCGRNFEYLSEDPLLSGLLGAALVRGIQSAGVGACVKHFAANNQETDRARVSAEVDERTLREIYLAGFERVVTEAMPWMVMCSYNKVNGTYASQHPWLLTDVLRTEWGFDGVVVSDWGAVNDRVAALRAGLDLQMPATGGHVTDAEIVAAVRAGDLDEAVLDRAVERILTLLARSLPAVREGGAFDVAAHHALAREAAADCAVLLKNDPVDGVPLLPLDPAATVAVIGEFARTPRYQGAGSSQVNPTRLDDAWTAIRELAGDRAVFAPGFGLEDSANDEALRAEAVEAARGADVAVLFLGLPASHESEGFDRRHILLPAAQTALLAAVAEVNPRVVVVLANGSTVQVSDWAHHAAAILEGWLLGQAGGGAIADLLAGRTNPSGRLAETVPLRLQDNPSYLNFPGELGVVRYGEGVFVGYRGFDAREQDVSYPFGHGLSYTTFGYSDLDVTLDEEGGTVSVTVANTGSRAGKEVVQVYVAPPASAVARPVRELRAFAKVALEPGESRRVALTLTRRDLSYFDPRQRRWVVEAGEYAVAVGASSRDLRLTTTVTVTSPEPVAPLAEDASLEEWLAHPVGSRLLAERLADAVPNLLTDPEMRQVVGNFPLARLATFPGAPMTPAEVEDLRIATR encoded by the coding sequence ATGACGACCCTCGTGCCCCTGGACGTACCGGCTGTGCTGGCCGCGCTCTCGCTCGAGGAGAAGGCGTCGCTGTGCTCGGGCGCGGACTTCTGGAACACGAAGGCCGTCGAGCGCGCGGGCGTGCCCGCCGTCATGCTGACCGACGGGCCGCACGGGCTGCGCAAGCAGGCCACGTCGGCCGATCACGTCGGCCTCACCGACTCGGTGCCGGCCACCTGCTTCCCACCGGCCGTCGCGCTGGGCTCCTCGTTCGACGCCGACCTCGTGGAGCGGATCGGCCGGGCGCTGGGCGCGGAGTCGCGCACCGAGCACGTCGCGGTGCTGCTGGGTCCCGGCATCAACATCAAGCGCTCCCCGCTGTGCGGGCGCAACTTCGAGTACCTCTCGGAGGACCCCCTGCTCAGCGGCCTGTTGGGGGCCGCGCTGGTGCGGGGGATCCAGAGCGCAGGCGTCGGTGCCTGCGTGAAGCACTTCGCCGCCAACAACCAGGAGACCGACCGGGCGCGGGTGAGCGCCGAGGTCGACGAGCGCACCCTGCGCGAGATCTACCTCGCCGGCTTCGAGCGGGTGGTCACCGAGGCGATGCCGTGGATGGTGATGTGCTCCTACAACAAGGTCAACGGCACGTACGCCTCGCAACACCCGTGGCTGCTCACCGACGTCCTGCGCACCGAGTGGGGCTTCGACGGCGTCGTCGTCTCCGACTGGGGCGCTGTGAACGACCGCGTCGCCGCCCTCCGCGCCGGGTTGGACCTGCAGATGCCGGCGACCGGCGGCCACGTCACCGACGCGGAGATCGTCGCCGCGGTGCGTGCCGGGGACCTGGACGAGGCGGTGCTCGACCGCGCCGTCGAACGCATCCTCACCCTGCTCGCGCGCTCACTCCCCGCGGTCCGCGAGGGCGGCGCCTTCGACGTCGCCGCCCACCACGCGCTGGCCCGCGAGGCGGCGGCGGACTGCGCGGTGCTGCTGAAGAACGACCCCGTGGACGGCGTCCCGCTGCTGCCGCTCGACCCCGCCGCCACGGTCGCTGTGATCGGCGAGTTCGCCCGCACACCCCGCTACCAGGGAGCGGGCAGCTCCCAGGTCAACCCGACCCGCCTCGACGACGCGTGGACCGCGATCCGGGAGCTCGCGGGGGACCGGGCGGTCTTCGCGCCGGGCTTCGGTCTGGAGGACTCCGCGAACGACGAGGCGTTGCGCGCCGAAGCCGTCGAGGCCGCCCGCGGCGCCGACGTCGCCGTGCTCTTCCTCGGCCTGCCCGCGAGCCACGAGTCGGAGGGCTTCGACCGGCGGCACATCCTGCTGCCGGCGGCCCAGACCGCGCTGCTGGCCGCGGTGGCGGAGGTCAACCCCCGGGTGGTCGTGGTGCTCGCCAACGGCTCGACGGTGCAGGTGTCGGACTGGGCGCACCACGCCGCCGCGATCCTGGAGGGGTGGCTCCTCGGGCAGGCGGGCGGTGGGGCGATCGCCGACTTGCTCGCCGGGCGCACGAACCCGTCGGGCCGGCTGGCCGAGACCGTCCCGCTGCGCCTGCAGGACAACCCGTCGTACCTCAACTTCCCCGGCGAGCTCGGGGTGGTGCGCTACGGCGAGGGCGTCTTCGTCGGCTACCGGGGCTTCGACGCGCGCGAGCAGGACGTGTCCTACCCCTTCGGCCACGGGCTGTCCTACACGACGTTCGGATACAGCGACCTCGACGTCACCCTCGACGAGGAGGGCGGCACCGTCTCGGTGACCGTCGCCAACACCGGGTCGCGCGCGGGCAAGGAGGTCGTGCAGGTCTACGTCGCCCCGCCCGCCTCGGCCGTCGCCCGCCCGGTCCGCGAGCTGAGGGCGTTCGCGAAGGTCGCGCTGGAGCCGGGGGAGTCCCGGCGGGTGGCCCTGACGCTGACGCGCCGCGACCTGTCCTACTTCGACCCCCGGCAGCGGCGGTGGGTGGTCGAGGCAGGGGAGTACGCCGTCGCGGTGGGCGCCTCCTCCCGGGATCTGCGCCTGACCACGACCGTCACCGTCACCTCGCCGGAGCCCGTGGCGCCGCTCGCCGAGGACGCCAGCCTGGAGGAGTGGCTGGCCCACCCCGTGGGGTCGCGCCTGCTGGCGGAGCGCCTCGCCGATGCCGTTCCGAACCTGCTCACCGACCCGGAGATGCGCCAGGTGGTCGGCAACTTCCCCCTCGCCCGGCTGGCGACGTTCCCCGGCGCTCCGATGACTCCGGCCGAGGTGGAAGACCTGCGCATCGCCACGCGCTGA
- a CDS encoding LLM class flavin-dependent oxidoreductase: protein MDLEFGLFDWVDAAPGVSVADVYDARLRVLAEADQGGFATYHLAEHHGTPLGLAPSPAVFIAAAARVTQHIRLAPTTFVVPLYEPLRLAEEIAMLDQLSHGRLDVGVGRGSSPHEIAMYGLDPADAAGRFQESFPAVLEALETGRFGQVELSVPVRQRPHPPLWYPTSNPASIPRLGDEGYNVLFGFGFTSPPLDVVREQSRTFFARFEASEARGEARCSLPGRPPRFGVMRHVFVAPTDREALELARPAFADHFASFAHLWREHGSDRFTTPPALDELVEDGKVFIGSPKSVAAQVAEAVGVGELNYFAGAFAWGSLDIDAVLRSLGLFRDEVVPDVRGAATTPARPGTRGR, encoded by the coding sequence ATGGACCTCGAGTTCGGGCTCTTCGACTGGGTGGACGCGGCGCCGGGCGTTTCGGTGGCCGACGTGTACGACGCCCGGCTGCGCGTGCTCGCCGAGGCGGACCAGGGTGGCTTCGCCACGTATCACCTGGCCGAACACCACGGCACCCCGTTGGGACTGGCGCCCTCGCCCGCGGTGTTCATCGCGGCGGCCGCTCGGGTCACCCAGCACATCCGGCTGGCGCCGACCACGTTCGTCGTGCCGCTGTACGAGCCGCTTCGGCTGGCCGAGGAGATCGCGATGCTCGACCAGCTCAGCCACGGCCGGCTCGATGTCGGGGTGGGGAGGGGCTCGTCGCCCCACGAGATCGCGATGTACGGGCTGGATCCCGCCGACGCGGCCGGCCGGTTCCAGGAGTCCTTCCCCGCCGTCCTCGAGGCCCTCGAGACGGGTCGGTTCGGCCAGGTGGAGCTGTCCGTCCCGGTGCGTCAGCGGCCGCACCCGCCGCTCTGGTACCCGACGTCGAACCCGGCCTCGATCCCGCGGCTGGGTGACGAGGGCTACAACGTGCTGTTCGGGTTCGGCTTCACGTCCCCGCCGCTCGACGTCGTACGCGAGCAGAGTCGGACGTTCTTCGCGCGGTTCGAGGCGTCCGAGGCGCGCGGCGAGGCCCGCTGCAGCCTGCCCGGCCGGCCGCCCCGCTTCGGGGTGATGCGGCACGTGTTCGTGGCGCCCACCGACCGCGAAGCGCTCGAACTGGCACGCCCGGCGTTCGCCGACCACTTCGCGAGCTTCGCCCACCTGTGGCGCGAGCACGGCAGCGACCGCTTCACCACGCCGCCGGCCCTCGACGAGCTGGTCGAGGACGGCAAGGTGTTCATCGGGTCGCCGAAGAGCGTCGCCGCGCAGGTCGCCGAGGCGGTGGGCGTCGGCGAGCTGAACTACTTCGCAGGCGCCTTCGCCTGGGGATCACTCGACATCGACGCGGTGCTGCGATCGCTGGGGCTGTTCCGGGACGAGGTCGTGCCGGACGTTCGCGGCGCCGCTACGACGCCGGCGCGACCCGGGACCAGAGGTCGTTGA
- a CDS encoding MarR family winged helix-turn-helix transcriptional regulator, which yields MTGPEGLDPQQLGAYFAFTEAASLLQHQVEQHLRADGGLSYVQFQLLARLADAGGPLTMTQLADGVVYSRSGLTYQAGLLEKAGLVTRAPSPDDERATLVAITEDGLALFGRVLSGHVEVVRSMLLDPLSEEDLQHLGGIMTRVRDHMRALPPRSAAPRKRRAARSL from the coding sequence ATGACCGGCCCCGAGGGTCTCGATCCCCAGCAGCTGGGGGCCTACTTCGCGTTCACGGAGGCCGCCAGCCTGCTGCAACACCAGGTCGAGCAGCACCTGCGCGCCGACGGCGGCCTCAGCTACGTGCAGTTCCAGCTACTGGCCCGGCTGGCCGACGCGGGCGGCCCGCTGACGATGACGCAGCTGGCGGATGGGGTCGTCTACAGCCGCAGCGGCCTGACCTACCAGGCAGGCCTCCTGGAGAAGGCCGGCCTCGTCACCCGCGCCCCGAGCCCTGACGACGAGCGCGCCACCCTGGTCGCCATCACCGAGGACGGCCTGGCCCTGTTCGGCCGGGTGCTGTCCGGCCACGTCGAGGTCGTGCGCAGCATGCTGCTCGACCCCCTGTCGGAGGAGGACCTGCAGCACCTCGGCGGCATCATGACCAGGGTCCGCGACCACATGCGGGCCCTGCCGCCCCGCTCCGCGGCCCCCCGCAAGCGACGCGCCGCCCGCTCGCTGTGA
- a CDS encoding SDR family NAD(P)-dependent oxidoreductase translates to MARDLSGAAVLVTGAASGIGRAGALAFARAGARVAAVDVDARGLATLAEESDGRIRPMVGDVRDADQVENAVANTVAAFGRLDIAHNNAGVPGPFVPLWEYSEEDFAAVLSVDLLGVWRCLKFEARQMIGQGGGGHIVNTSSMLVTAGVAGTAAEAAARQGVHGLTRAAALELAPYGVRVNAVAPGVTRTGLITDERGLEAPDVPLGRIAEPEEIADAVLWLACAAYATGAVLNVDGGCTAR, encoded by the coding sequence ATGGCACGAGACCTGTCCGGCGCGGCCGTGCTCGTCACCGGGGCCGCGTCCGGCATCGGGCGGGCCGGCGCGCTCGCGTTCGCCCGGGCCGGCGCGCGGGTGGCGGCGGTCGACGTCGACGCCCGCGGCCTCGCGACCCTCGCGGAGGAGTCGGACGGGCGGATCCGGCCCATGGTCGGCGACGTCCGGGACGCGGACCAGGTGGAGAACGCGGTCGCGAACACCGTGGCCGCGTTCGGACGGCTCGACATCGCGCACAACAACGCCGGCGTGCCCGGCCCCTTCGTGCCGCTGTGGGAGTACTCGGAGGAGGACTTCGCCGCGGTCCTGTCCGTCGACCTGCTCGGCGTCTGGCGATGCCTCAAGTTCGAGGCCCGCCAGATGATCGGCCAGGGCGGTGGCGGCCACATCGTCAACACGTCGTCGATGCTCGTGACGGCCGGGGTGGCCGGCACCGCGGCCGAGGCCGCGGCGAGGCAGGGCGTCCACGGGCTCACCCGGGCGGCAGCGCTGGAGCTGGCCCCCTACGGCGTGCGCGTGAACGCCGTGGCGCCGGGCGTCACCCGCACCGGCCTGATCACCGACGAACGCGGGCTCGAGGCGCCCGACGTCCCGCTGGGCCGGATCGCCGAGCCGGAGGAGATCGCCGACGCCGTGCTGTGGCTCGCCTGCGCCGCCTACGCCACGGGTGCCGTGCTGAACGTCGACGGTGGTTGCACGGCTCGGTGA
- a CDS encoding TetR/AcrR family transcriptional regulator, translating to MPTGVALRDAREQLFAAAERVLLRDGPNGLTSRSVTAEAGVAKGVLHRHFPDFDAFLAELVLDRIGRLDELALREAAGTGSVTDNLTAALTDVFGPVAVAIVGLVTFRDGLRARLRQAGLPGIPLLAQAAALIAAYLAAERDLGRIAADADPDTIALTLIGSAHLLFAGRDDPPPADEIRRIVAAVVTPAG from the coding sequence ATGCCGACCGGAGTGGCCCTGCGCGACGCGCGCGAGCAGCTCTTCGCCGCCGCCGAGCGCGTCCTGCTGCGCGATGGACCGAACGGGCTGACCAGCCGGTCGGTCACCGCCGAGGCGGGCGTCGCCAAGGGCGTGCTGCACCGGCACTTCCCCGACTTCGACGCGTTCCTCGCCGAACTGGTCCTCGATCGCATCGGCCGCCTCGACGAGCTCGCGCTCCGCGAGGCCGCCGGCACGGGCAGCGTCACCGACAACCTCACGGCCGCGTTGACCGACGTGTTCGGACCGGTCGCCGTGGCGATCGTCGGCCTCGTCACCTTCCGCGACGGCCTGCGCGCGCGGCTGCGCCAGGCCGGGCTACCAGGCATCCCCCTGCTCGCACAGGCCGCGGCCCTGATCGCCGCCTACCTCGCCGCGGAGCGCGACCTCGGCCGCATCGCGGCCGACGCCGACCCCGACACCATCGCGCTCACCCTGATCGGCAGCGCGCACCTGCTGTTCGCCGGCCGCGACGATCCGCCGCCGGCCGACGAGATCCGGAGGATCGTCGCCGCGGTCGTCACACCGGCCGGATGA